From a single Brassica rapa cultivar Chiifu-401-42 chromosome A01, CAAS_Brap_v3.01, whole genome shotgun sequence genomic region:
- the LOC103829929 gene encoding isocitrate dehydrogenase [NAD] regulatory subunit 1, mitochondrial — translation MSRRSLTLLKNLARNSNASCIQTRSVTYMPRPGDGSPRAVTLIPGDGIGPLVTNAVEQVMEAMHAPIYFEKYDVHGEMSRVPLEVMESIRKNKVCLKGGLKTPVGGGVSSLNVQLRKELDLFASLVNCFNLPGLPTRHENVDIVVIRENTEGEYAGLEHEVVPGVVESLKVITKFCSERIAKYAFEYAYLNNRKKVTAVHKANIMKLADGLFLESCREVAKKYPGITYNEIIVDNCCMQLVAKPEQFDVMVTPNLYGNLVANTAAGIAGGTGVMPGGNVGADHAVFEQGASAGNVGKDKIVRENKANPVALLLSSAMMLRHLQFPSFADRLETAVKRVISEGKCRTKDLGGQSTTQQVVDAVIANLE, via the exons ATGTCTCGTCGATCGCTGACTCTCCTCAAGAACCTCGCCAGAAACTCAAACGCCTCATGCATCCAAACCCGATCCGTGACCTACATGCCCCGACCCGGCGACGGATCCCCGCGCGCAGTGACCCTAATCCCCGGCGACGGGATCGGCCCTCTGGTGACCAACGCCGTCGAGCAGGTGATGGAGGCGATGCACGCGCCGATCTACTTCGAGAAGTACGACGTCCACGGGGAGATGAGCCGCGTGCCCTTGGAGGTGATGGAGTCGATAAGGAAGAACAAGGTGTGCTTGAAAGGAGGGCTCAAGACTCCTGTGGGAGGAGGTGTGAGCTCGCTGAACGTGCAGCTGAGGAAGGAGCTTGATCTGTTCGCGTCGCTGGTTAATTGTTTTAACTTGCCTGGGTTGCCGACGAGGCATGAGAATGTGGATATTGTTGTGATTAGGGAGAATACGGAGGGGGAGTATGCGGGGCTTGAGCATGAGGTTGTTCCTGGTGTTGTTGAGAGTCTTAAG GTGATCACGAAGTTTTGTTCGGAGCGTATAGCGAAGTATGCGTTTGAGTATGCGTACCTGAACAACAGGAAGAAAGTGACGGCAGTGCACAAGGCTAACATTATGAAACTTGCTGATGGTTTGTTCTTGGAGTCTTGCCGAGAGGTGGCTAAAAAGTATCCAGGCATCACTTACAATGAGATTATTGTTGATAACTGCTGTATGCAACTTGTAGCCAAACCAGAGCAATTCGATGTCATG GTGACACCCAATCTCTATGGTAATTTAGTTGCAAACACTGCTGCTGGTATTGCTGGAGGCACTGGAGTCATGCCTGGAG GAAACGTTGGGGCTGACCATGCGGTATTTGAGCAAGGTGCATCAGCAGGAAACGTGGGGAAAGACAAGATAGTACGAGAAAACAAAGCGAACCCAGTGGCGCTGCTTCTCTCATCAGCCATGATGCTAAGACACCTTCAGTTTCCTTCATTTGCTGACCGGCTTGAAACAGCAGTGAAAAGAGTCATCTCTGAAGGAAAGTGCCGGACTAAAGATCTTGGTGGACAAAGCACTACTCAGCAGGTCGTTGATGCCGTCATTGCAAATCTTGAGTGA